A genomic stretch from Ursus arctos isolate Adak ecotype North America unplaced genomic scaffold, UrsArc2.0 scaffold_21, whole genome shotgun sequence includes:
- the TEF gene encoding thyrotroph embryonic factor isoform X1, protein MSDAGGGKKPPVEPQAGPGPGPGRAAGERGLPGSFPLVLKKLMENPPREARLDKEKGKEKLEEDEAAAASTMAVSASLMPPIWDKTIPYDGESFHLEYMDLDEFLLENGIPASPTHLAQNLLLPVAELEGKESASSSTASPPSSSTAVFQPSETASSTALNEQAKESSLEKERETPSPIDPNCVEVDVNFNPDPADLVLSSVPGGELFNPRKHKFAEEDLKPQPMIKKAKKVFVPDEQKDEKYWTRRKKNNVAAKRSRDARRLKENQITIRAAFLEKENTALRTEVAELRKEVGKCKTIVSKYETKYGPL, encoded by the exons ATGTCGGACGCGGGCGGCGGAAAGAAGCCGCCTGTGGAGCCGCAGGCGGGGCCGGGACCGGGACCCGGGCGcgcagctggggagaggggcctgccgggctccttcCCACTGGTCCTGAAGAAGCTGATGGAGAACCCCCCGCGGGAGGCGCGTCTCG ataaagaaaaagggaaggagaagctgGAGGAAGACGAGGCTGCGGCAGCCAGCACCATGGCCGTCTCAGCCTCCCTCATGCCGCCCATCTGGGACAAGACCATCCCTTACGACGGCGAGTCTTTCCACCTGGAGTACATGGACCTGGACGAGTTCCTGCTGGAGAATGGCATCCCCGCCAGCCCCACCCACCTGGCCCAGAACCTGCTGCTGCCTGTGGCCGAGCTAGAAGGGAAGGAGTCAGCCAGCTCTTCCACGGCATCCCCACCATCCTCCTCCACTGCCGTCTTTCAGCCCTCTGAAACCGCGTCCAGCACAG CACTGAATGAGCAGGCCAaag AATCCTCcctggaaaaggagagggagacaccCAGCCCCATTGACCCCAACTGCGTGGAGGTGGATGTGAACTTCAACCCCGACCCTGCTGACCTGGTCCTCTCCAGTGTCCCCGGCGGGGAGCTCTTCAACCCTCGGAAGCACAAGTTTGCAGAGGAGGACCTGAAGCCCCAGCCCATGATCAAAAAGGCCAAGAAGGTCTTTGTCCCCGATGAGCAGAAG GACGAAAAGTACTGGACGAGACGCAAGAAGAACAACGTAGCGGCCAAACGGTCCCGGGATGCCCGGCGCCTGAAGGAGAACCAGATCACCATCCGGGCGGCCTTCCTGGAGAAGGAGAACACGGCGCTGCGGACGGAGGTGGCTGAGCTGCGCAAGGAGGTGGGCAAGTGCAAGACCATCGTGTCCAAGTATGAGACCAAGTACGGGCCCTTGTAA
- the TEF gene encoding thyrotroph embryonic factor isoform X3 codes for MSDAGGGKKPPVEPQAGPGPGPGRAAGERGLPGSFPLVLKKLMENPPREARLDKEKGKEKLEEDEAAAASTMAVSASLMPPIWDKTIPYDGESFHLEYMDLDEFLLENGIPASPTHLAQNLLLPVAELEGKESASSSTASPPSSSTAVFQPSETASSTESSLEKERETPSPIDPNCVEVDVNFNPDPADLVLSSVPGGELFNPRKHKFAEEDLKPQPMIKKAKKVFVPDEQKDEKYWTRRKKNNVAAKRSRDARRLKENQITIRAAFLEKENTALRTEVAELRKEVGKCKTIVSKYETKYGPL; via the exons ATGTCGGACGCGGGCGGCGGAAAGAAGCCGCCTGTGGAGCCGCAGGCGGGGCCGGGACCGGGACCCGGGCGcgcagctggggagaggggcctgccgggctccttcCCACTGGTCCTGAAGAAGCTGATGGAGAACCCCCCGCGGGAGGCGCGTCTCG ataaagaaaaagggaaggagaagctgGAGGAAGACGAGGCTGCGGCAGCCAGCACCATGGCCGTCTCAGCCTCCCTCATGCCGCCCATCTGGGACAAGACCATCCCTTACGACGGCGAGTCTTTCCACCTGGAGTACATGGACCTGGACGAGTTCCTGCTGGAGAATGGCATCCCCGCCAGCCCCACCCACCTGGCCCAGAACCTGCTGCTGCCTGTGGCCGAGCTAGAAGGGAAGGAGTCAGCCAGCTCTTCCACGGCATCCCCACCATCCTCCTCCACTGCCGTCTTTCAGCCCTCTGAAACCGCGTCCAGCACAG AATCCTCcctggaaaaggagagggagacaccCAGCCCCATTGACCCCAACTGCGTGGAGGTGGATGTGAACTTCAACCCCGACCCTGCTGACCTGGTCCTCTCCAGTGTCCCCGGCGGGGAGCTCTTCAACCCTCGGAAGCACAAGTTTGCAGAGGAGGACCTGAAGCCCCAGCCCATGATCAAAAAGGCCAAGAAGGTCTTTGTCCCCGATGAGCAGAAG GACGAAAAGTACTGGACGAGACGCAAGAAGAACAACGTAGCGGCCAAACGGTCCCGGGATGCCCGGCGCCTGAAGGAGAACCAGATCACCATCCGGGCGGCCTTCCTGGAGAAGGAGAACACGGCGCTGCGGACGGAGGTGGCTGAGCTGCGCAAGGAGGTGGGCAAGTGCAAGACCATCGTGTCCAAGTATGAGACCAAGTACGGGCCCTTGTAA
- the TEF gene encoding thyrotroph embryonic factor isoform X5, with the protein MDMPEVLKSLLEHSLPWPEKRTDKEKGKEKLEEDEAAAASTMAVSASLMPPIWDKTIPYDGESFHLEYMDLDEFLLENGIPASPTHLAQNLLLPVAELEGKESASSSTASPPSSSTAVFQPSETASSTALNEQAKESSLEKERETPSPIDPNCVEVDVNFNPDPADLVLSSVPGGELFNPRKHKFAEEDLKPQPMIKKAKKVFVPDEQKDEKYWTRRKKNNVAAKRSRDARRLKENQITIRAAFLEKENTALRTEVAELRKEVGKCKTIVSKYETKYGPL; encoded by the exons ataaagaaaaagggaaggagaagctgGAGGAAGACGAGGCTGCGGCAGCCAGCACCATGGCCGTCTCAGCCTCCCTCATGCCGCCCATCTGGGACAAGACCATCCCTTACGACGGCGAGTCTTTCCACCTGGAGTACATGGACCTGGACGAGTTCCTGCTGGAGAATGGCATCCCCGCCAGCCCCACCCACCTGGCCCAGAACCTGCTGCTGCCTGTGGCCGAGCTAGAAGGGAAGGAGTCAGCCAGCTCTTCCACGGCATCCCCACCATCCTCCTCCACTGCCGTCTTTCAGCCCTCTGAAACCGCGTCCAGCACAG CACTGAATGAGCAGGCCAaag AATCCTCcctggaaaaggagagggagacaccCAGCCCCATTGACCCCAACTGCGTGGAGGTGGATGTGAACTTCAACCCCGACCCTGCTGACCTGGTCCTCTCCAGTGTCCCCGGCGGGGAGCTCTTCAACCCTCGGAAGCACAAGTTTGCAGAGGAGGACCTGAAGCCCCAGCCCATGATCAAAAAGGCCAAGAAGGTCTTTGTCCCCGATGAGCAGAAG GACGAAAAGTACTGGACGAGACGCAAGAAGAACAACGTAGCGGCCAAACGGTCCCGGGATGCCCGGCGCCTGAAGGAGAACCAGATCACCATCCGGGCGGCCTTCCTGGAGAAGGAGAACACGGCGCTGCGGACGGAGGTGGCTGAGCTGCGCAAGGAGGTGGGCAAGTGCAAGACCATCGTGTCCAAGTATGAGACCAAGTACGGGCCCTTGTAA
- the TEF gene encoding thyrotroph embryonic factor isoform X2: MRGKGERLRWSGKRAGVMKREAKVKPRVEGKGLRPKRAHDTDSSRRQSDKEKGKEKLEEDEAAAASTMAVSASLMPPIWDKTIPYDGESFHLEYMDLDEFLLENGIPASPTHLAQNLLLPVAELEGKESASSSTASPPSSSTAVFQPSETASSTALNEQAKESSLEKERETPSPIDPNCVEVDVNFNPDPADLVLSSVPGGELFNPRKHKFAEEDLKPQPMIKKAKKVFVPDEQKDEKYWTRRKKNNVAAKRSRDARRLKENQITIRAAFLEKENTALRTEVAELRKEVGKCKTIVSKYETKYGPL; encoded by the exons atgagagggaagggggaacGGCTGCGGTGGTCTGGGAAGAGGGCGGGGGTTATGAAGAGGGAGGCGAAGGTGAAACCGCGGGTTGAGGGTAAGGGGCTGCGGCCGAAGAGGGCCCATGACACCGACTCCAGCAGGCGCCAATCAG ataaagaaaaagggaaggagaagctgGAGGAAGACGAGGCTGCGGCAGCCAGCACCATGGCCGTCTCAGCCTCCCTCATGCCGCCCATCTGGGACAAGACCATCCCTTACGACGGCGAGTCTTTCCACCTGGAGTACATGGACCTGGACGAGTTCCTGCTGGAGAATGGCATCCCCGCCAGCCCCACCCACCTGGCCCAGAACCTGCTGCTGCCTGTGGCCGAGCTAGAAGGGAAGGAGTCAGCCAGCTCTTCCACGGCATCCCCACCATCCTCCTCCACTGCCGTCTTTCAGCCCTCTGAAACCGCGTCCAGCACAG CACTGAATGAGCAGGCCAaag AATCCTCcctggaaaaggagagggagacaccCAGCCCCATTGACCCCAACTGCGTGGAGGTGGATGTGAACTTCAACCCCGACCCTGCTGACCTGGTCCTCTCCAGTGTCCCCGGCGGGGAGCTCTTCAACCCTCGGAAGCACAAGTTTGCAGAGGAGGACCTGAAGCCCCAGCCCATGATCAAAAAGGCCAAGAAGGTCTTTGTCCCCGATGAGCAGAAG GACGAAAAGTACTGGACGAGACGCAAGAAGAACAACGTAGCGGCCAAACGGTCCCGGGATGCCCGGCGCCTGAAGGAGAACCAGATCACCATCCGGGCGGCCTTCCTGGAGAAGGAGAACACGGCGCTGCGGACGGAGGTGGCTGAGCTGCGCAAGGAGGTGGGCAAGTGCAAGACCATCGTGTCCAAGTATGAGACCAAGTACGGGCCCTTGTAA
- the TEF gene encoding thyrotroph embryonic factor isoform X6, whose protein sequence is MDMPEVLKSLLEHSLPWPEKRTDKEKGKEKLEEDEAAAASTMAVSASLMPPIWDKTIPYDGESFHLEYMDLDEFLLENGIPASPTHLAQNLLLPVAELEGKESASSSTASPPSSSTAVFQPSETASSTESSLEKERETPSPIDPNCVEVDVNFNPDPADLVLSSVPGGELFNPRKHKFAEEDLKPQPMIKKAKKVFVPDEQKDEKYWTRRKKNNVAAKRSRDARRLKENQITIRAAFLEKENTALRTEVAELRKEVGKCKTIVSKYETKYGPL, encoded by the exons ataaagaaaaagggaaggagaagctgGAGGAAGACGAGGCTGCGGCAGCCAGCACCATGGCCGTCTCAGCCTCCCTCATGCCGCCCATCTGGGACAAGACCATCCCTTACGACGGCGAGTCTTTCCACCTGGAGTACATGGACCTGGACGAGTTCCTGCTGGAGAATGGCATCCCCGCCAGCCCCACCCACCTGGCCCAGAACCTGCTGCTGCCTGTGGCCGAGCTAGAAGGGAAGGAGTCAGCCAGCTCTTCCACGGCATCCCCACCATCCTCCTCCACTGCCGTCTTTCAGCCCTCTGAAACCGCGTCCAGCACAG AATCCTCcctggaaaaggagagggagacaccCAGCCCCATTGACCCCAACTGCGTGGAGGTGGATGTGAACTTCAACCCCGACCCTGCTGACCTGGTCCTCTCCAGTGTCCCCGGCGGGGAGCTCTTCAACCCTCGGAAGCACAAGTTTGCAGAGGAGGACCTGAAGCCCCAGCCCATGATCAAAAAGGCCAAGAAGGTCTTTGTCCCCGATGAGCAGAAG GACGAAAAGTACTGGACGAGACGCAAGAAGAACAACGTAGCGGCCAAACGGTCCCGGGATGCCCGGCGCCTGAAGGAGAACCAGATCACCATCCGGGCGGCCTTCCTGGAGAAGGAGAACACGGCGCTGCGGACGGAGGTGGCTGAGCTGCGCAAGGAGGTGGGCAAGTGCAAGACCATCGTGTCCAAGTATGAGACCAAGTACGGGCCCTTGTAA
- the TEF gene encoding thyrotroph embryonic factor isoform X4: MRGKGERLRWSGKRAGVMKREAKVKPRVEGKGLRPKRAHDTDSSRRQSDKEKGKEKLEEDEAAAASTMAVSASLMPPIWDKTIPYDGESFHLEYMDLDEFLLENGIPASPTHLAQNLLLPVAELEGKESASSSTASPPSSSTAVFQPSETASSTESSLEKERETPSPIDPNCVEVDVNFNPDPADLVLSSVPGGELFNPRKHKFAEEDLKPQPMIKKAKKVFVPDEQKDEKYWTRRKKNNVAAKRSRDARRLKENQITIRAAFLEKENTALRTEVAELRKEVGKCKTIVSKYETKYGPL; the protein is encoded by the exons atgagagggaagggggaacGGCTGCGGTGGTCTGGGAAGAGGGCGGGGGTTATGAAGAGGGAGGCGAAGGTGAAACCGCGGGTTGAGGGTAAGGGGCTGCGGCCGAAGAGGGCCCATGACACCGACTCCAGCAGGCGCCAATCAG ataaagaaaaagggaaggagaagctgGAGGAAGACGAGGCTGCGGCAGCCAGCACCATGGCCGTCTCAGCCTCCCTCATGCCGCCCATCTGGGACAAGACCATCCCTTACGACGGCGAGTCTTTCCACCTGGAGTACATGGACCTGGACGAGTTCCTGCTGGAGAATGGCATCCCCGCCAGCCCCACCCACCTGGCCCAGAACCTGCTGCTGCCTGTGGCCGAGCTAGAAGGGAAGGAGTCAGCCAGCTCTTCCACGGCATCCCCACCATCCTCCTCCACTGCCGTCTTTCAGCCCTCTGAAACCGCGTCCAGCACAG AATCCTCcctggaaaaggagagggagacaccCAGCCCCATTGACCCCAACTGCGTGGAGGTGGATGTGAACTTCAACCCCGACCCTGCTGACCTGGTCCTCTCCAGTGTCCCCGGCGGGGAGCTCTTCAACCCTCGGAAGCACAAGTTTGCAGAGGAGGACCTGAAGCCCCAGCCCATGATCAAAAAGGCCAAGAAGGTCTTTGTCCCCGATGAGCAGAAG GACGAAAAGTACTGGACGAGACGCAAGAAGAACAACGTAGCGGCCAAACGGTCCCGGGATGCCCGGCGCCTGAAGGAGAACCAGATCACCATCCGGGCGGCCTTCCTGGAGAAGGAGAACACGGCGCTGCGGACGGAGGTGGCTGAGCTGCGCAAGGAGGTGGGCAAGTGCAAGACCATCGTGTCCAAGTATGAGACCAAGTACGGGCCCTTGTAA